One window of Catonella massiliensis genomic DNA carries:
- a CDS encoding helix-turn-helix domain-containing protein produces the protein MITDKIGLRVKELRTELGLSQEKLALKAEIDRTYLAGVEQGKRNPSVKSLEKIIYALGVKFSEFFKDM, from the coding sequence ATGATTACAGATAAAATTGGATTAAGAGTAAAGGAGCTAAGGACTGAACTTGGACTAAGCCAGGAGAAGTTAGCCCTAAAAGCAGAAATTGATAGGACATATTTAGCAGGAGTTGAACAAGGGAAAAGGAATCCTTCTGTTAAAAGTTTAGAAAAAATAATTTATGCTCTTGGTGTAAAATTTAGTGAGTTTTTTAAAGATATGTAA
- a CDS encoding DNA cytosine methyltransferase — MNVISLFSGCGGLDLGFERAEFNIPVANEYDKTIWETFKVNHPKTHLIEGDVRQITKEDILPYLSEEVDGIIGGPPCQSWSEAGALKGIEDARGQLFFDYIRILKEFQPKFFLAENVSGMLANRHSEAVKNILKMFEEAGYDVSLTLVNAKDYGVAEERKRVFYIGFRKDLKINFRFPAGSTKDDDKKITLRDTIWDLQETAVPSAKKNRRNPNAINNNEYFTGAYSPIFMSRNRVKGWDEQAFTVQASGRQCQLHPQAPKMVKHGLNDCRFVTGKEELYRRMTIREVARVQGFPDDFKFIYEDTNNAYKMIGNAVPVNLAYEIATAIKLYLNGEGDKVIAIDDMNVTRNRKNSKMITKD, encoded by the coding sequence ATGAATGTTATTAGTTTGTTTTCCGGATGTGGTGGGCTTGATCTTGGATTTGAGCGTGCTGAATTTAACATACCGGTAGCTAATGAGTATGATAAAACTATATGGGAAACATTTAAGGTAAATCACCCTAAAACCCATCTTATAGAAGGAGATGTAAGACAAATTACAAAGGAAGATATTTTACCATATTTGTCAGAAGAGGTGGATGGAATCATTGGAGGGCCTCCTTGTCAATCTTGGTCAGAAGCTGGAGCTTTGAAAGGGATTGAGGATGCGAGAGGACAATTATTCTTTGATTATATTCGTATTCTTAAGGAATTTCAGCCTAAGTTTTTTTTAGCAGAAAATGTAAGCGGAATGCTTGCGAACAGGCATTCAGAAGCTGTTAAAAATATATTAAAGATGTTTGAAGAGGCTGGTTATGATGTGTCCTTGACATTAGTTAATGCCAAAGACTATGGTGTAGCAGAAGAAAGAAAAAGAGTTTTTTACATTGGATTTAGGAAAGATTTGAAAATAAATTTTAGATTTCCTGCTGGTTCAACAAAAGATGATGATAAAAAAATCACTTTAAGGGATACTATATGGGATTTGCAGGAAACAGCAGTGCCATCTGCAAAAAAGAATCGTCGTAATCCTAATGCAATAAATAACAACGAATACTTTACAGGAGCCTATTCACCAATATTTATGAGTCGCAATAGAGTAAAAGGATGGGATGAACAAGCCTTTACTGTACAAGCATCAGGCAGGCAATGCCAGCTACACCCTCAGGCACCTAAAATGGTTAAGCATGGACTTAATGATTGCAGGTTTGTCACAGGAAAAGAAGAACTTTACAGGAGAATGACAATTAGAGAAGTGGCAAGAGTACAGGGATTCCCGGATGATTTTAAATTTATATATGAAGACACTAACAATGCATATAAAATGATTGGAAATGCAGTTCCAGTCAATCTTGCATATGAAATTGCAACAGCTATTAAGCTATACCTCAATGGAGAAGGAGATAAAGTTATTGCGATTGATGATATGAATGTTACAAGGAATAGAAAAAATAGTAAAATGATAACCAAAGACTAA
- a CDS encoding DUF6414 family protein produces the protein MDKIEKDKLTIPIYLNTKIVFDMLATIEDGFTEVKNVQTSKNKNREDGIEANVGTNNLFAFLNVGIRGNHKGNSSNGETVVEERTHTPVSLFQQLKGQLDNEKLINRDITKLCIGDFVEVQGILKNNPVIEMLSGLKEFIDLANLFTDNKPKSNQVKKDKFMADNRFNSQVDALIKGLQADGKKDIICVADKMSIVLPTDENYFLNNNMSEVTDGNYKILGKVIQISMEDGEISLLRNTVFSKLQLDKMKEFKDLFSDPSLNQFFGDGGIKTVISAPVIMIIPIAIYI, from the coding sequence ATGGATAAAATAGAAAAGGATAAACTCACGATACCGATTTATCTTAATACCAAAATTGTGTTTGATATGTTAGCAACAATTGAGGATGGTTTTACGGAGGTTAAGAATGTTCAAACATCAAAAAACAAAAATCGTGAAGACGGTATAGAGGCAAATGTCGGTACTAATAATCTGTTTGCCTTTTTGAATGTAGGAATTCGAGGAAATCATAAAGGTAATTCAAGTAATGGAGAGACTGTTGTTGAAGAAAGAACACATACTCCGGTTTCTTTGTTTCAGCAGTTAAAGGGTCAACTGGACAATGAGAAGCTAATTAATCGCGATATTACAAAATTGTGTATTGGTGACTTTGTTGAAGTGCAAGGAATTCTAAAAAATAATCCAGTTATTGAGATGTTGTCTGGCTTGAAGGAATTTATTGATTTGGCGAACTTATTTACAGACAATAAGCCTAAGAGCAATCAGGTTAAAAAAGACAAGTTTATGGCAGATAACAGATTCAATTCACAAGTGGATGCTTTGATTAAAGGTCTGCAAGCAGATGGAAAGAAAGATATAATTTGCGTAGCGGATAAGATGAGTATTGTTCTTCCGACAGATGAGAATTATTTTCTAAACAACAATATGAGTGAAGTTACTGATGGAAACTATAAGATATTAGGTAAAGTTATTCAAATTTCTATGGAAGATGGTGAGATAAGTCTGCTTAGAAATACTGTTTTCTCTAAGCTTCAATTAGATAAAATGAAAGAATTTAAGGATTTATTTTCGGATCCATCGTTAAACCAGTTTTTTGGTGATGGTGGAATTAAGACCGTCATAAGTGCACCGGTTATTATGATTATCCCAATTGCTATTTATATTTAA